The Rhinopithecus roxellana isolate Shanxi Qingling chromosome 9, ASM756505v1, whole genome shotgun sequence genome contains a region encoding:
- the CRH gene encoding corticoliberin, with product MRLPLLVSAGVLLVALLPCPPCRALLSRGPVPGARQAPQYPQPLDIFQPPPQSEQPQQPQARPVLLRMGEEYFLRLGNLNKSPAAPLSPASSLLAGGSGSRPSPEQAAANFFRVLLQQLLLPRRSLDSPAALAERGAENALGGHQEATERERRSEEPPISLDLTFHLLREVLEMARAEQLAQQAHSNRKLMEIIGK from the coding sequence ATGCGGCTGCCGCTGCTGGTGTCCGCGGGCGTCCTGCTGGTGGCTCTCCTGCCCTGCCCGCCATGCAGGGCGCTCCTGAGCCGCGGGCCGGTCCCGGGAGCCCGGCAGGCGCCGCAGTACCCTCAGCCCTTGGATATCTTCCAGCCACCGCCGCAGTCCGAGCAGCCCCAGCAGCCGCAGGCTCGGCCGGTCCTGCTCCGCATGGGAGAGGAGTACTTCCTCCGCTTGGGGAACCTCAACAAGAGCCCGGCCGCTCCCCTTTCGCCCGCCTCCTCGCTCCTCGCCGGCGGCAGCGGCAGCCGCCCTTCGCCGGAGCAGGCGGCCGCCAACTTTTTCCGCGTGTtgctgcagcagctgctgctgcctcGGCGCTCGCTCGACAGCCCTGCGGCTCTCGCGGAGCGCGGCGCCGAGAACGCCCTCGGCGGCCACCAGGAGGCAACGGAGAGGGAGAGGCGGTCCGAGGAGCCTCCCATCTCCCTGGATCTCACCTTCCACCTCCTCCGGGAAGTCTTGGAAATGGCCAGGGCCGAGCAGTTAGCGCAGCAAGCTCACAGCAACAGGAAACTCATGGAGATTATTGGGAAATGA